AAATCGTACATCGCCATCGACACGGCCGGCGTGCGAAAAACGGCCAAGATGGGCACGAACATCGAGTTCTACAGCACCCACCGCGCCCAGCGGTCCATTCGCCGGGCCGACGTCGTGCTGCACTTCTTCGACGCGCGCCACCGCGTCAGCCGCGTGGACAAGCAGCTCGCCGAATACATCGTCGAGGAGAACAAGCCCGCGATCTTCGTCGTCAACAAGTGGGACCTGGTGAAGGAGTCAATGGGCACCGACAAGATGGCCGAGTACATGCGGCTCATGTTCCCGATGCTCGACCACGTCCCCATCGCGTTCATCACGGCGAAGGAGGGGAAGAACGTCATCCGGTTGTTGCAGCTCGCGGTGCAACTGCACAAGCAGGCCGGGCTGCGCGTGGGGACGGGCGACCTGAACCGCACGATCCGCGCCGCGATCGAAGCGAACCACCCGCCGATGTCCGGCAGCAAGACGCCGAAGGTGTTCTACGCGACGCAGATCGGCGTCCACCCGCCGACCATCGTGCTGTTCACCAACGGCCCGGAGCTGTTCGACCAGACCTACGTGCGCTACCTCACGAAAATCCTGCGCGACACGTTCCCGTTCTCGGAAGTGGCCATCAAGATCGTCCTGCGCGCGAAGGGCGAGGGGATGCGGCGCGGCCCCGGCGACGAACCGGTCGAGGAGATCCCCGACGCGGACGAAGAGGCCCCGATCGTGCGCGCCCCGCGGCGCGCCCCCGCGCCCGAACCGGTCGAGGAGAGCGAACCCGACCAGCGCTCACGCAAGAAGCCCCGCGGTTCCGAAACGTGGGACTTTTGATCCGAGACCGGGCAAGGCGAAAGCCGCCGCGGATAAACGCAGAGAACACGGATCAAAAAACAGAGGACAGAGATCAGAAGACAGAGAGCAGAGATGTATTGGCATTTGCAGCCCCGGACGGGGCGACCGATCGTAGCCAGGGGTGGAGCGCAGCCGAAGGCGAAGCGCAACCCCTGGCGGGCTCCCACGCAAATCCGGGGCGCTCGTGAACGAAATAAAACGAGTCCCGTAGGGGCGGCAGAGCCTTCTCGTTGGCCCTGCCGCCCCTACGGGGCTCGTTCATTTTCGCATCGGTCTACCAGGGGTTTCGCTCGCGTCGCTCGCTCCACCCCTGGCTACGATCGGTCGCCCCGTCCGGGGCTACAAATGCCAATACATACACCTCTGTCTTCTGATCTCTGATCTCTGATCTCTGATCTCTGATCTCTGATCTCTGATCTCTGATCTCTGATCTCTGATCTGCGGCGAAGTTTTACTTCTCGATCTTCCGGATCTCGATCTTGCGGAACACGACCGGGTCGTCGTGCCCGGCGAAGCCGAAGTGCCCCGCGGTGCGGTCTTTGCCAATGTGCGGGGTCTTGTCCTTGAACTCGGTGACCTTACTCAGGTCCGCGTCGAGGACGCGCGTGCCGTTCAGTTCGGCCACGATCGTCGGCCCCTTCACGGTCACTTCCACGAAGTTCCATTCGCCCACCGGCCGCAGGAACCCGCGGTGCGCCGGGACCATGCCGTAAGCGGAGAGGTTGTACTGGCGCGGGTCGAGCTTCGCGTACATCGGGTGGGTGTCGTCGAGGATCTGCAGCTCGCACATGGCGTCCGTGGCGACGTGCGCGTTGCCGTTGGGCGTGCGGATCGCGAGGCCGTTGTTCCCGCCGGCCGGGAGCTTGTACTCCAGGCGCGCCGTGAAATCAGCGTACTCCGCCTTCGTGATGAGGTTCCCGCCCTTGCCCTTCTTGCACACGATCGCGCCGTCAACCACCTCGTAGTTGTTCACCGCCCCGGTCCACCCGTCGAGGGTCTTGCCGTCGAAGGAGCTGTCGAAGCCCTTGGCGTCGTGCTTGCGCAGGATCTCGTTCGCTTCGGCCGCGGGGATCTCGCGCACGAACACGTTGCGCCAGCGGATCTCTCCGCCGTGCGTTTGGAGCAGGATCTTGCCCGCCTTCGGCAGCGGCGCTTTGCGGTCCCAGAAGTTCTCCATACGGGCGTGATCGACCACGAGTTTGCCGTTGAGGTAAACCGTGGTGCGCTCGCCCACCTGGACGATGCGGAACGTGTTCCACTCGCCGAACGCCTTGTCCGCGTGGGCCAGCGGCAGTTGACCCGCAGCGCCCTTCGAGTTGTTGAACAACCCGCCGGACCCTTTGTCCGCGCTCAAGTTCCACTTCCCGCCCTCTTTCGTCGTGTCCCAGATTTGGACCTGCGGCGTGTCGCGCAGGTAGATGCCGCTGTCGGCCTTCGCAACGGTCTTGTACTCGACGAGCAGTTCGATGTCCCCGTAGTCCTTGTCGGTCGTGAGGTACGCGCCGTTGCCGTCGTTGACCAGTTCGTCACCGGAGACGGACCAGTGCTTCTTCGCGTCGGTCGTCCACTCGGCGACCTTCTTCGCGCGCTCTTCGGGCGCCAGTTTCGCGAGTTCGGCCGGTGAGCCGCCCTTCGCGTGGATGGCCCACCCGTGCCAGCCGTCGAGGTTCTTGCCGTTAAACAGCGGCGTGAACCCCTTCGGCGGTTCGGCAGCGAGGAGCGGGACGGCAGCGTACAGTGCAATGCAGGACAGGAGGTAACGCATGGGAAATCCGTGTGGAACGAAACGGCAGAGCGCGGCGGAGTGGACAGGATATACGGGGCCGGAGGCAGCGTGAAACGAATCCCGTTTATCCCGTTCGCACCGCCGAGTATTCTCGTTATTTCGGGGCGAACGTGTACACGTAGGCGGTACCATTCGAGCCGGCGATGGCGAACCGATCACCCGTGGGGCTGATAGTGAGGTCGCGCGCGTTCGCGGGAACGTTGATCGTGTGGGCGCTCGTGGGATCTTCGCCCTTCCAGATCCAGATGCGGCCCTGTCCGCCCCCTCCGGCCGCGATCACTGCGCCCGACGGGTGGAACGCGACACCCCACGCCGTTCCCTGGAACGCTTCCTTCGTCTTGAGCACCTTCGATTTACCGCCCTTCCAGTCGATCAGTACCACCGCCGGGTTGCCGACGCCCGCGAACGCATTACTCACGTTGGTGATGCCGCACAGTGCGACCGCGGACCCGTCCGACTTGAACGCGATCCCGCGCGCCCCGCCGATGTCGGCCATGAAACCGGAATCGTACTTGTAGAGCACTTTCGCATCGATGTCGCGCGCGCACTTGCCGGTCTTCACGTCCCAATCTTTCACGACGCCCTTGAGGTCACACGACACGAGCCGCGAGCCGTCCGGGTGGAACGCGACGTTGTAGACGTGCGACGTGTGGCCCTCGAGCACGCGACCCGCGGCACCGTTGACGGCGCTCCACAGCTTCACCGTGTTGTCGTTCCCGCAACTCGCGATCGTGAGCCCGTCGGGGCTAATGGCGATCGCCCGCGCCCAGCCGTCGTGGGCCTGCACGGTTCTCACGGGCTTGGGTGCGCCCGCTTCTCCTTGCCACCAGATGAGTTTGCCGTGGTAGTCGGCGGAAACGATCGCGAACGGCGCTGATCTCGGTGCGGGCACACCCACCGCACCGAATCCGCCGGCCCCCTGAATCGCGCTTTGCTGCTTCGGCCACGCGACGAAGTCGGCGGGCACAACCGGCGCCGGTGCAACGAACGCCATTCCGCGTGCCCAGCTCTCGTGACCCGCAAACGCGGTTTTCGCCCCGGTGAGCAGGTCGAATCGCTGAACGCTGTCGTCCTCTGATGAGGCAAAGAGGAACCGGCCCGACGGGTCGAACCGGCACCCGACGAGCGGCCGCGCGTGCTTGAACTCGCGCTCGACGCGGGCGGCGGTCGGGTCGAAGACGGGGCGCGGGGGCGGGATGGACATGGGTGCTCCACTGCAATGGTCGGGTGCCTGGTGTGTTCCGAGGTCCGTGTTCCGGCGGCCGTTTGTATCCGGGGCGTTCGCGGCCCACGTCGGTGGCCGCATCCCAGACGGCGTCCGCGTCCCCATATCCCAGGGCGTTGCCCTGGGCTGAGGAATCGCAGGCCTTCGGCCTGCCCGTTAATCACCCCAACGGGGTGAGATTCCCCAGCCCAGGGCAACGCCCTGGGATACGGGCGGGGACGCGGACGACGCCTGGGATCGGATCGGTACGGGTGGGGGCAATACACCCGGGCGCTGACATCGGATACGGGTGGGGCAATGTTTGGGCGCGGCGACCGCATCTGGGGCAACGCCTGGGGCACGGGCACGCGGGTGCGGTCAGGGTTCGTGCGGTGTTACGCCAGGGCTTCTTCGATCGCGGCCGCTTTGGGGTCGGCGACAGGCACGGGGCGCTCGTTCGGGTAGAAGTTCTTCGTCGAATCGAGGCCGACGGCCCGCAGGTACGTGTGGAACAGGTGCCCGCTGTACACTTCGCGGTCGGCCACGGCGGTGCCGTTCGCGTTCGTCTTGCCGACCACCACGCCGCCCTTGATCCCGGCGCCCGCCATCGCCACGGACCACGCCTTCGACCAGTGGTCGCGGCCGTACTGGGCGTTGATGCGCGGGGTGCGGCCCATCTCGCTCATCACCACCACGAGTGTGCTTTCCAGCATCCCGCGGTCCGCGAGGTCTTCGAGCAGGGCCGCGAAGGGGCGGTCGAACTCGCCGAGCTGCTCGATGTGGAAGTCGAAGTTCTCGTGGTGCGTGTCGTAGTTCGAGTGCGACACCTTCACGTAGGTCACACCCGCTTCGAGCAGTCGGCGCGCGAGGAGCAGGTGGCGGCCGAAGTCGTGCCGGCCGTAGCGGTCCGCGAGTTTGGGGTTCTCTTTCTCCACGTCGAACACCTCGGCCTGCTTCACGACGCGCTCGGCCTGCGTGTACGACTCGGTGTAGGCTTCGGTCGCGGCCGACTTGCGCGACTTCGCGAACCGGTCGTTGAGTTTCCGGCGGAACGCTTCGCGCTCTTCGTCCGCGCTCGAGGCGAGGTTGGCCGGCCGGAACAGGTCCGCGGGCGGCTTGCCGTCACCGAGTGACACCGAGGCGAACTTGGGTCCGAGGAACGTGGCGTCGCCGCCGTTAAAGCCGCTCCCGCCCTTGGGCAGAATCTGGATGTGCCCCGGGAGCGCGGACTCGCGCGACGCGAGCAGCTTCGCCGATACCGCCCCGATGTGCGGGTAGTTGATCCCGGCTTCCGGTTTGCGCCCGGTGAGCATGATGCTCTCGCCGATACCGTGGTCGTCGGAGACCGAATTGAGGCTGCGCACGAGCGCGAGCCGGTGCGCGTGCTTCGCGGTGTGAGGAAGGAGCTCGGAAATGCGCGTACCGGTTACGGACGTCTGAATCGCCTTGAACGGCCCGCCGGTATCGGTGTTCGGCTTCGGGTCCCACGTCTCGAGCTGACTCACTCCGCCGGCCAGGAAGATGACCAGCACGCGCTTTTGTGACTTATTCAACTCGGCCGCGGACACGGGGTTCGCGAACCCGCCGAGCCCGAGCGCCGCGGTGGCACCGAGCGCCGAGCCGAGGAACCCGCGGCGCGAAACGGTGTGACCGGTGGATCGGCAGGCGTAGTTGCATGGCAGCATGGGAACTCCTGCGGGTAAAGAACCTACCCCCCAGCCCCCTCCCTGAAGGGAAGGGGAGCAGACCCTTCGGAGTCAGCTAGAGTGGGGCTAATTATCAACGATTTCGCGCGCCTGCTCCCCTTCCCTTCAGGGAGGGGGCTGGGGGGTAGGTCGCTTTGCTCTCAGTGGTTGAACCGGAACTCCGCGGACGCCACGAGCGCCCACACCAGTTCGTTGATCGTCGCTTGGCGGTCCTTGGTGCTTCTCAGTACGTCGCCCACGTCTCTCATTTCGTCGGCCGTGGGCCGGCGCGAGAGCACCGCGGCGAAGAGCTCGTCCGCGACCGCGTCGGGGTTGGTGATCTTGCTCAGGCGGTCGGCGAGGTTACCGGCTCGCGGAGGGAGCAGCCCACGCACTGCACCGCCGTACTTCAGGAACAGCGTCTGATCGAGCGTG
The Gemmata palustris DNA segment above includes these coding regions:
- the der gene encoding ribosome biogenesis GTPase Der, which codes for MALPIVAIVGRPNVGKSSLFNWLAGRRISIVDPTAGVTRDRVSTVVEHGGRVWEIMDTGGIGIVDVDDLSADVDRQIQLAIESAALVVFMVDVREGIVPLDQDVAARLRTINKPVILVANKADTEKLGQQAGEFCKLGYGEPLCVSADQKLGKDELFDAVVEKLPPDTGEAAPGEAALMIATVGRRNAGKSTFINSLAGAERVIVSEVPGTTRDSVDVRIERDGKSYIAIDTAGVRKTAKMGTNIEFYSTHRAQRSIRRADVVLHFFDARHRVSRVDKQLAEYIVEENKPAIFVVNKWDLVKESMGTDKMAEYMRLMFPMLDHVPIAFITAKEGKNVIRLLQLAVQLHKQAGLRVGTGDLNRTIRAAIEANHPPMSGSKTPKVFYATQIGVHPPTIVLFTNGPELFDQTYVRYLTKILRDTFPFSEVAIKIVLRAKGEGMRRGPGDEPVEEIPDADEEAPIVRAPRRAPAPEPVEESEPDQRSRKKPRGSETWDF
- a CDS encoding 3-keto-disaccharide hydrolase produces the protein MRYLLSCIALYAAVPLLAAEPPKGFTPLFNGKNLDGWHGWAIHAKGGSPAELAKLAPEERAKKVAEWTTDAKKHWSVSGDELVNDGNGAYLTTDKDYGDIELLVEYKTVAKADSGIYLRDTPQVQIWDTTKEGGKWNLSADKGSGGLFNNSKGAAGQLPLAHADKAFGEWNTFRIVQVGERTTVYLNGKLVVDHARMENFWDRKAPLPKAGKILLQTHGGEIRWRNVFVREIPAAEANEILRKHDAKGFDSSFDGKTLDGWTGAVNNYEVVDGAIVCKKGKGGNLITKAEYADFTARLEYKLPAGGNNGLAIRTPNGNAHVATDAMCELQILDDTHPMYAKLDPRQYNLSAYGMVPAHRGFLRPVGEWNFVEVTVKGPTIVAELNGTRVLDADLSKVTEFKDKTPHIGKDRTAGHFGFAGHDDPVVFRKIEIRKIEK
- a CDS encoding WD40 repeat domain-containing protein, yielding MSIPPPRPVFDPTAARVEREFKHARPLVGCRFDPSGRFLFASSEDDSVQRFDLLTGAKTAFAGHESWARGMAFVAPAPVVPADFVAWPKQQSAIQGAGGFGAVGVPAPRSAPFAIVSADYHGKLIWWQGEAGAPKPVRTVQAHDGWARAIAISPDGLTIASCGNDNTVKLWSAVNGAAGRVLEGHTSHVYNVAFHPDGSRLVSCDLKGVVKDWDVKTGKCARDIDAKVLYKYDSGFMADIGGARGIAFKSDGSAVALCGITNVSNAFAGVGNPAVVLIDWKGGKSKVLKTKEAFQGTAWGVAFHPSGAVIAAGGGGQGRIWIWKGEDPTSAHTINVPANARDLTISPTGDRFAIAGSNGTAYVYTFAPK
- a CDS encoding DUF1501 domain-containing protein, giving the protein MLPCNYACRSTGHTVSRRGFLGSALGATAALGLGGFANPVSAAELNKSQKRVLVIFLAGGVSQLETWDPKPNTDTGGPFKAIQTSVTGTRISELLPHTAKHAHRLALVRSLNSVSDDHGIGESIMLTGRKPEAGINYPHIGAVSAKLLASRESALPGHIQILPKGGSGFNGGDATFLGPKFASVSLGDGKPPADLFRPANLASSADEEREAFRRKLNDRFAKSRKSAATEAYTESYTQAERVVKQAEVFDVEKENPKLADRYGRHDFGRHLLLARRLLEAGVTYVKVSHSNYDTHHENFDFHIEQLGEFDRPFAALLEDLADRGMLESTLVVVMSEMGRTPRINAQYGRDHWSKAWSVAMAGAGIKGGVVVGKTNANGTAVADREVYSGHLFHTYLRAVGLDSTKNFYPNERPVPVADPKAAAIEEALA